In the Podospora pseudocomata strain CBS 415.72m chromosome 5, whole genome shotgun sequence genome, one interval contains:
- a CDS encoding hypothetical protein (EggNog:ENOG503P56W; COG:S) produces MSYPFSLRHIPALILAASSTFGGIWPIFNAEGAMLEFGFPPNVAQAPETKPVMVQGQSRTTIIGLVAFLFYFRGRFAELDTIMTVYGFYAGILDTYIVYKGGNPSWALFRLAASWVFGFCGIAGLTASSLP; encoded by the coding sequence ATGTCGTATCCTTTCTCTCTACGCCACATCCCCGCGCTTATTCTcgccgccagcagcacctTTGGCGGCATCTGGCCAATCTTCAACGCCGAGGGGGCCATGCTCGAGTTTGGCTTCCCTCCCAACGTCGCCCAAGCACCCGAGACAAAGCCTGTCATGGTTCAAGGCCAGTCtcgcaccaccatcatcggtcttgtcgccttcctcttttaCTTTAGGGGGAGATTCGCCGAGTTGGACACCATCATGACGGTGTATGGGTTTTATGCTGGCATTCTCGACACGTATATCGTCTACAAGGGGGGCAACCCCAGCTGGGCGCTCTTCCGTCTTGCGGCGTCGTGGGTCTTTGGTTTCTGCGGGATCGCGGGGTTAACTGCTTCCTCCTTGCCTTGA